In Rhodospirillum rubrum ATCC 11170, a genomic segment contains:
- a CDS encoding ABC transporter ATP-binding protein, with protein sequence MSKDSPILEVRDVSLHFGGVRALTMVSTTVAAGALFAIIGPNGAGKTSMMNCISGRYRPTQGKVLFKGRDVTALPPDRRTGLGLGRTFQNLALFGHMSVLDNIMVGRHHLLRNGFVGGALYWLGGTQAEELEHRRAVEDIIDFLEIGAIRKATAGTLSYGLRKRVELARAIALKPDLILLDEPMAGMNQEEKEDMARFIVDLNEEWGMTVIMIEHDMGVVMDISHTVMVLDFGQKIAEGPPAAIMAHPQVRRAYLGENDDDAAVPPAKTAGETA encoded by the coding sequence ATGTCCAAGGATTCGCCGATCCTGGAAGTGCGCGACGTGTCCCTTCATTTCGGGGGGGTACGGGCCTTGACCATGGTCTCGACCACGGTCGCCGCCGGCGCCTTGTTCGCCATCATCGGCCCCAATGGGGCGGGCAAGACCTCGATGATGAACTGCATCTCGGGGCGCTACCGGCCGACCCAGGGCAAGGTGCTGTTCAAGGGGCGCGACGTCACCGCCCTGCCGCCCGATCGCCGCACCGGGCTTGGCCTGGGCCGGACCTTCCAGAACCTCGCGCTGTTTGGCCATATGAGCGTGCTCGACAACATCATGGTCGGGCGCCATCACCTGCTGCGCAACGGCTTCGTCGGCGGGGCGCTCTATTGGCTGGGCGGGACCCAGGCCGAGGAGCTGGAGCACCGCCGCGCCGTCGAGGACATCATCGATTTCCTGGAGATCGGCGCCATCCGCAAGGCCACCGCCGGCACGCTGTCCTATGGGTTGCGCAAGCGGGTCGAACTGGCCCGGGCGATCGCGCTTAAACCCGACCTGATCTTGCTCGACGAGCCGATGGCCGGCATGAACCAGGAGGAAAAGGAGGACATGGCCCGCTTCATCGTCGATCTCAACGAGGAATGGGGGATGACGGTGATCATGATCGAGCACGACATGGGCGTGGTCATGGATATCAGCCATACGGTGATGGTGCTCGATTTCGGCCAGAAGATCGCCGAGGGGCCGCCAGCGGCGATCATGGCCCATCCCCAGGTGCGCCGGGCCTATCTCGGCGAGAACGACGACGACGCGGCGGTGCCACCCGCCAAGACCGCCGGGGAGACCGCCTGA
- a CDS encoding branched-chain amino acid ABC transporter permease, producing the protein MATLSLRPCGDFRTSYRADTKIFDTPTSRWAMVGFLCALYGLVILPQAFPPLASLPVLRLFADGYALSLGIQVCYYAIAALGLNILVGFTGQISLGHAAFFGVGAFSSAWLNTRVGLPVLVCIPLAGLMSAAAGLLFGAPAARIKGLYLAIATLAAQFIIEDLFVRMDWFTGGSSGAMADTPMLGSFAFDNDARYFLLSLSFTIVLFVMAANLMRSRDGRAFVALRDHYLSAEVMGIALTRYRVMSFGIAAFYAGIGGALYGHYLMFVSAEAFTILLSIQFLGMIIIGGLGSVMGAMLGTIFMVALPEVMGAVIAALQTTQWGNRPAVINGLPFFREMAIGAAIILFLIFEPDGLAHRWRLIKTYWKLYPFSH; encoded by the coding sequence ATGGCGACCCTGTCCTTGCGGCCTTGCGGTGACTTCCGCACCAGCTACCGCGCCGATACCAAGATCTTCGACACTCCCACCAGCCGCTGGGCGATGGTTGGGTTCCTGTGCGCGCTCTATGGGCTGGTCATCCTGCCCCAGGCCTTTCCGCCTTTGGCAAGCCTGCCGGTCTTGCGCCTTTTCGCCGATGGCTATGCCCTCTCGCTGGGTATTCAGGTCTGCTACTACGCCATCGCCGCCCTTGGCCTGAACATCCTGGTCGGCTTCACCGGCCAGATCTCGCTGGGCCATGCCGCCTTCTTCGGGGTCGGTGCTTTTTCCTCGGCCTGGCTCAACACCCGCGTCGGCTTGCCGGTCCTGGTCTGCATTCCCCTGGCCGGTCTGATGAGCGCCGCCGCCGGCCTGCTGTTCGGGGCGCCGGCGGCGCGGATCAAGGGGCTTTATCTGGCGATCGCCACCCTGGCCGCCCAGTTCATCATCGAAGACCTGTTCGTTCGCATGGACTGGTTCACCGGCGGCTCGTCGGGGGCGATGGCCGATACGCCGATGCTGGGATCCTTCGCCTTCGATAACGACGCCCGCTATTTCCTGCTGTCGCTCAGCTTCACCATCGTCTTGTTCGTCATGGCGGCGAACCTGATGCGCTCGCGCGACGGCCGGGCCTTCGTCGCCCTGCGCGACCATTATCTATCGGCCGAGGTGATGGGCATCGCCCTGACCCGCTACCGGGTGATGTCGTTTGGCATCGCCGCCTTTTATGCCGGCATCGGCGGGGCGCTTTACGGCCATTACCTGATGTTCGTCTCGGCCGAGGCCTTCACCATTCTGCTGTCGATCCAGTTCCTGGGCATGATCATCATCGGCGGCCTGGGCAGCGTGATGGGGGCGATGCTGGGAACGATCTTCATGGTCGCCCTGCCCGAGGTCATGGGGGCGGTGATCGCCGCCTTGCAGACCACCCAATGGGGCAACCGGCCGGCGGTGATCAACGGCCTGCCGTTCTTCCGCGAAATGGCCATCGGCGCGGCGATCATCTTGTTCCTGATCTTTGAACCCGATGGCCTCGCCCACCGCTGGCGGCTGATCAAGACCTATTGGAAGCTCTACCCCTTCTCTCACTAA
- a CDS encoding branched-chain amino acid ABC transporter permease, which yields MNGELLFQLLLNGVIVGTLYGVVAMCFVLIYKSTQVVNFAQGEFLLIGAWVCFSLLTDFQLPFVLGFLFTLVFMMAFGVLLQVVVLRPMIGEPIISVIMVTIGLSIFLRALVNWVFGQSARSFPKIFEAESVTIAGLNVEPAYLMSFAISIIIMIGFYYFFRYSRHGLAMRATAFDQQAAQSLGISVKRVFAMAWAISAMVSALAGVVMGMVNGVSSALSFVGIKVFPAVILGGLDSIIGAIVGGLIIGVLENGAEFVDGQYLHWGNMLTIAPFWVLIAILVIKPYGLFGTKKIERV from the coding sequence ATGAACGGGGAGCTTCTGTTCCAGCTTCTGCTGAACGGGGTGATCGTCGGCACGCTCTATGGCGTGGTGGCGATGTGCTTCGTGCTCATCTACAAGTCGACGCAGGTGGTGAACTTCGCCCAGGGGGAATTCCTGCTGATCGGCGCCTGGGTCTGTTTTTCGCTGCTGACCGATTTCCAGCTTCCCTTCGTTCTCGGCTTTCTGTTCACCCTGGTTTTCATGATGGCCTTTGGCGTCTTGCTCCAGGTCGTGGTGCTGCGGCCGATGATCGGCGAGCCGATCATCTCGGTGATCATGGTGACCATCGGGCTGTCGATCTTCCTGCGCGCCCTGGTCAACTGGGTCTTCGGCCAAAGTGCCCGCAGCTTCCCCAAGATCTTCGAGGCCGAGTCCGTCACTATCGCCGGCCTGAATGTCGAGCCGGCCTATCTGATGAGCTTCGCCATCTCGATCATTATCATGATCGGCTTTTACTATTTCTTCCGCTATTCGCGCCACGGGCTGGCGATGCGGGCCACCGCCTTCGACCAGCAGGCCGCCCAATCCCTGGGGATCTCGGTCAAGCGCGTCTTCGCCATGGCCTGGGCGATCTCGGCCATGGTCAGCGCCTTGGCCGGGGTGGTGATGGGCATGGTCAACGGCGTGTCCTCGGCCTTGTCGTTCGTCGGCATCAAGGTGTTTCCGGCGGTGATCCTGGGCGGGCTAGACAGCATCATCGGCGCCATTGTCGGCGGGCTGATCATCGGCGTTCTGGAAAACGGCGCGGAATTCGTCGACGGCCAGTATCTGCACTGGGGCAATATGCTGACCATCGCGCCGTTCTGGGTGCTGATCGCCATCCTGGTCATCAAGCCCTATGGCTTGTTCGGCACCAAGAAAATCGAGCGGGTGTAA
- a CDS encoding ABC transporter substrate-binding protein has product MKTVLSATLAGALLAMLSPFGGAQADDSVFVGHLKDVTGATGFVGKLYGEGVNDALVWINAHGGIDGTRLDFESVDYAYEVPRAIALYKKWTSQNKMVALQGWGTGDTEALISFVAKDKIPVLSGSYSGHLTDPTGKNPKTQKPAPYNFFYGPSYSDACRALVQWAEGDWKAKGKEGKPKFIHAGDNHPYPNAPKEACADFATELGFEVLPPVVVSLKPGDFKAQCLTIKQSGANYVYVANLGPSVVSLVKSCKTVGTDAQYMANIWGGDSETQKTLGADGDGYVFVAANAFWGDDAPGLALVREIAGSETPRTHHYIRGVCSTFYMKEAMEWAKAHGGLTGESIRNAMYARKDWVPKGLEGVCIPSTWTPEDHRGMTKVFIYQMQNGSEIHKIAETDLPRRDDWLGY; this is encoded by the coding sequence ATGAAGACGGTGCTAAGCGCGACCCTGGCCGGCGCCTTGCTGGCGATGCTCTCCCCCTTTGGCGGGGCCCAGGCCGACGACAGCGTGTTCGTTGGCCATCTCAAGGATGTGACCGGAGCCACCGGCTTTGTCGGCAAGCTCTATGGCGAGGGGGTCAACGACGCCCTTGTCTGGATCAACGCCCATGGCGGCATCGACGGCACCCGGCTTGATTTCGAATCGGTCGATTACGCCTATGAGGTGCCGCGCGCCATCGCCCTTTACAAGAAATGGACCAGCCAGAACAAGATGGTCGCCCTGCAGGGCTGGGGTACGGGCGATACGGAGGCGCTGATCAGTTTCGTCGCCAAGGACAAGATCCCGGTGCTCTCGGGCTCCTATTCCGGCCATCTCACCGATCCCACCGGCAAGAACCCGAAAACCCAGAAGCCCGCCCCCTATAATTTCTTCTATGGTCCCAGCTATTCCGACGCCTGCCGCGCCCTGGTGCAATGGGCCGAGGGCGATTGGAAGGCCAAGGGCAAGGAGGGCAAACCGAAGTTCATCCATGCCGGCGACAACCACCCCTATCCCAACGCCCCCAAGGAGGCCTGCGCCGATTTCGCTACGGAACTGGGCTTCGAGGTGCTGCCGCCGGTGGTGGTGTCGCTCAAGCCCGGCGACTTCAAGGCCCAATGCCTGACCATCAAGCAAAGCGGGGCCAATTACGTTTATGTCGCCAATCTCGGTCCCTCGGTCGTCTCGTTGGTCAAATCGTGCAAGACGGTGGGCACCGATGCCCAATACATGGCCAATATCTGGGGCGGAGATTCGGAAACCCAGAAGACCCTGGGCGCCGATGGCGATGGCTATGTCTTCGTCGCCGCCAATGCCTTTTGGGGCGATGATGCGCCGGGGCTGGCGCTGGTGCGCGAGATCGCCGGCTCGGAGACGCCGCGCACCCATCACTACATTCGCGGCGTCTGTTCCACCTTCTATATGAAAGAGGCGATGGAATGGGCCAAGGCCCATGGCGGGTTGACCGGCGAGTCCATCCGCAACGCCATGTACGCCCGCAAGGACTGGGTGCCCAAGGGCCTGGAAGGGGTGTGCATTCCCTCGACCTGGACGCCCGAGGACCATCGCGGCATGACCAAGGTCTTCATCTACCAGATGCAGAACGGCAGCGAGATCCACAAGATCGCCGAAACCGACCTGCCCCGGCGCGACGACTGGCTGGGTTATTAG
- the acnA gene encoding aconitate hydratase AcnA yields MPLCGHDTLKTRKTLSVNGKDYDYFSLEASGLGDISRLPYSLKVLLENLLRYEDGRSVSTDDAKAVVDWQKDRRSDREIAFRPARVLMQDFTGVPAVVDLAAMREAVVALGGDPKTINPLSPVDLVIDHSVMIDHFGAADSMKRNMDLEFERNGERYAFLRWGQKAFNNFRVVPPGVGICHQVNLEYLAKGVWTGREGDRTLAYPDTLVGTDSHTTMVNGLGVLGWGVGGIEAEAAMLGQPISMLIPEVIGFKLTGSLKEGTTATDLVLTVVEMLRKKGVVGKFVEFFGDGLDNLPLADRATIANMVPEYGATCGIFPIDAETLRYLRFTGRDEDSVALVEAYAKAQGMWRQTGSAEPLFTDTLALDMGTVEPSLAGPKRPQDRVALSAAAPAFKQALKTLAPEAPADRSIPVAGTDYTLNDGDVVIAAITSCTNTSNPSVLMAAGLVAKKAVERGLTSKPWVKTSLAPGSQVVSDYLNKAGLQTYLDQLGFNVAGYGCTTCIGNSGPLADGIIDAVDDNGLVVTAVLSGNRNFEGRISPQVKANYLASPPLVVAYAIAGSLKADITTAPLGKDAEGVEVFLRDIWPTAKEVADAISAFISPDMYRARYANVFDGPAEWQAVAVAEGETYAWDSRSTYVQHPPYFQGMDATPKPPQDILAARPLAILGDSVTTDHISPAGSIKATSPAGAYLSEHGVDQKDFNSYGARRGNHEVMMRGTFANIRIRNEMAPGTEGGVTKHQPSDEVMAIYDAAMKYAATATPLVILGGKEYGTGSSRDWAAKGTNLLGVKAVIVESFERIHRSNLVGMGVLPLQFKEGTDRKTLGLDGTETFEIRGVAALKPRQDVSVEVTRADGTRLSFDALCRIDTLDELDYFRNGGILQYVLRNLASA; encoded by the coding sequence ATGCCCTTGTGCGGTCACGATACCCTCAAAACCCGCAAGACCCTTTCCGTCAATGGAAAGGACTACGACTATTTCAGCCTGGAAGCGTCCGGCCTGGGCGACATTTCGCGCCTGCCCTATTCCCTGAAGGTCCTGCTTGAAAACCTGCTGCGCTACGAAGACGGCCGCAGCGTCTCCACCGACGACGCCAAGGCCGTTGTCGACTGGCAAAAGGACCGCCGGTCCGACCGCGAAATCGCCTTCCGTCCGGCCCGCGTGCTGATGCAGGACTTCACCGGCGTTCCCGCCGTCGTCGATCTGGCCGCCATGCGCGAGGCGGTGGTCGCCCTGGGCGGCGACCCCAAAACCATCAATCCGCTGTCGCCCGTCGATCTGGTCATCGATCATTCGGTGATGATCGATCACTTCGGCGCCGCCGATTCGATGAAGCGCAACATGGACCTGGAGTTCGAGCGCAACGGCGAACGCTACGCCTTCCTGCGCTGGGGTCAGAAGGCCTTCAACAACTTCCGGGTCGTGCCCCCCGGGGTCGGCATCTGCCATCAGGTCAATCTGGAATATCTGGCCAAGGGCGTGTGGACCGGCCGCGAGGGCGATCGCACCCTGGCCTATCCCGATACCCTGGTGGGAACGGATTCGCACACCACCATGGTCAATGGCCTGGGCGTTCTGGGCTGGGGCGTCGGCGGCATCGAGGCCGAGGCGGCGATGCTGGGCCAGCCGATCTCCATGCTCATCCCCGAGGTCATCGGCTTCAAGCTGACCGGCAGCCTGAAGGAAGGCACCACCGCCACCGATCTGGTGCTCACGGTCGTCGAGATGCTGCGCAAAAAGGGCGTCGTCGGCAAGTTCGTCGAATTCTTCGGCGACGGCTTGGATAACCTGCCGCTGGCCGACCGGGCGACCATCGCCAATATGGTGCCCGAATACGGCGCCACCTGCGGCATCTTCCCGATCGATGCCGAAACCCTGCGCTATCTGCGCTTCACCGGCCGCGACGAAGACTCCGTCGCCCTGGTCGAAGCCTATGCCAAGGCCCAGGGGATGTGGCGCCAGACCGGATCGGCCGAACCGCTGTTCACCGATACCCTGGCTCTCGACATGGGCACGGTCGAGCCCTCGCTCGCCGGTCCCAAGCGTCCCCAGGACCGCGTGGCCCTGTCGGCCGCCGCCCCCGCCTTCAAGCAGGCGCTGAAAACCCTGGCGCCCGAGGCTCCGGCCGACCGCTCCATCCCGGTCGCCGGCACCGATTACACGCTGAACGACGGCGACGTGGTCATCGCCGCCATCACCTCGTGCACCAATACCTCCAACCCCTCGGTGCTGATGGCCGCCGGTCTGGTGGCCAAAAAGGCCGTCGAACGCGGGCTGACCAGCAAGCCCTGGGTCAAGACCTCGCTCGCCCCGGGGTCGCAGGTGGTGTCGGATTACCTGAACAAGGCCGGGCTGCAGACCTATCTCGACCAGCTTGGCTTCAACGTCGCCGGCTATGGCTGCACCACCTGCATCGGCAATTCCGGGCCGCTGGCCGATGGCATCATCGATGCGGTCGACGATAACGGTCTGGTGGTCACCGCCGTTCTGTCGGGCAACCGCAACTTCGAGGGCCGCATCAGCCCGCAGGTCAAGGCCAACTATCTGGCCAGCCCGCCGCTGGTCGTCGCCTATGCCATCGCCGGCAGTCTCAAGGCCGATATCACCACCGCGCCGCTCGGCAAGGACGCCGAGGGCGTCGAGGTCTTCCTGCGCGATATCTGGCCGACCGCCAAGGAGGTCGCCGACGCCATCAGCGCCTTCATCAGCCCCGACATGTACCGGGCCCGCTACGCCAACGTCTTTGACGGTCCGGCGGAATGGCAGGCGGTGGCGGTGGCCGAGGGCGAGACCTACGCCTGGGACAGCCGCTCGACCTATGTCCAGCATCCGCCCTATTTCCAGGGCATGGACGCGACGCCGAAGCCGCCCCAGGACATCCTGGCCGCCCGGCCCTTGGCGATCCTTGGCGATTCGGTCACCACCGACCACATCTCGCCGGCCGGATCGATCAAGGCCACAAGCCCGGCTGGGGCCTATCTGAGCGAGCATGGCGTCGACCAGAAGGACTTCAATTCCTACGGCGCCCGCCGGGGCAACCATGAAGTGATGATGCGCGGCACCTTCGCCAATATCCGCATCCGCAACGAAATGGCCCCGGGCACCGAAGGCGGCGTGACCAAGCATCAGCCCTCGGACGAGGTGATGGCGATCTATGACGCGGCGATGAAATACGCCGCCACCGCCACGCCGCTGGTCATTCTGGGCGGCAAGGAATACGGCACCGGATCGTCGCGCGACTGGGCGGCCAAGGGTACCAACCTGCTGGGCGTCAAGGCGGTCATCGTCGAAAGCTTCGAGCGCATCCACCGTTCCAATCTGGTCGGCATGGGCGTCTTGCCCCTGCAGTTCAAAGAGGGAACGGATCGCAAGACCCTGGGCTTGGATGGCACGGAGACCTTCGAAATCCGCGGCGTGGCCGCTCTCAAGCCGCGCCAGGACGTGAGCGTCGAGGTGACGCGGGCCGATGGCACCCGGCTTTCCTTCGACGCGCTCTGCCGAATCGATACCCTCGATGAACTCGATTACTTCCGCAACGGCGGTATCTTGCAATACGTGCTGCGCAATCTCGCCAGCGCCTGA
- a CDS encoding long-chain fatty acid--CoA ligase: MASRRSRRAPEYADVHRLDTFPKVLADNAKRFPQDIALREKDLGIWKEVTWAEYGLMVRLYALGLKDLGVERGQVIALLGANRPEWLWGEIAAHALGCASLGIYKDVLDDEADYLLAHSGAVAVIAEDEEQVDKLLTLAARVPSLRHIVYCDPRGLRKYSDPRLISQDDLKARGRALDARDPGLYEREVAAGHGDDVAVLCTTSGTTARPKLAMLQAGAFLRHCLDYLEADPRHPGDDYVSVLPLPWIMEQVYAVGQALIARGIVNFVEEEATTMADLREIGPRFVLLAPRVWEGIAADVRARMMDASPFKRAMFEIGMGLGKRALARNRRSWLAEALLFRALRDRLGFSFLTSAATGGAAMGPETFSFFHAMGVPLKQLYGQTELAGAYVIHRAGDIDPETVGLPFAKSAVRIDNPDAEGVGEILGRDQGLFAGYFGAGDATAIDDLRDGWLHTGDAGFLKKENGHLVVIDRVKDLAVMSNGVRFSPQFIENKLKFSAFIAEAVILGRDRPYLAAIICIRWSILAKWAEQRAISFTGYSSLAARPEVYALLRAEVERVNASLPAAQRVRKFLLLYKELDPDDGELTRTRKVRRGVVAEKYAKEITALYQGDDAVDIDTHITFQDGTTARIQTRLKVETLISADENGPIASKAAE, encoded by the coding sequence ATGGCATCCAGACGTTCCCGCCGCGCCCCCGAGTATGCCGATGTCCACCGGCTCGACACCTTTCCCAAGGTTCTGGCCGACAACGCCAAACGCTTCCCCCAGGATATCGCACTGCGGGAAAAGGATCTGGGGATCTGGAAAGAGGTCACCTGGGCCGAGTACGGGCTCATGGTGCGGCTTTACGCCCTGGGGCTGAAGGATCTGGGGGTAGAGCGCGGGCAGGTGATCGCCCTGCTTGGCGCCAACCGCCCCGAATGGCTTTGGGGCGAGATCGCCGCCCATGCCCTGGGCTGCGCCTCGCTTGGCATCTACAAGGACGTGCTCGACGACGAGGCGGACTACCTGCTGGCCCATTCCGGCGCCGTGGCGGTGATCGCCGAGGACGAGGAGCAGGTTGACAAGCTGCTGACCCTGGCGGCGCGGGTGCCCAGCCTGCGCCATATCGTTTATTGCGATCCCCGGGGCTTGCGCAAATACAGCGATCCCCGGCTGATTTCGCAAGACGACCTCAAGGCCCGGGGCCGCGCCCTCGACGCCCGCGACCCCGGGCTTTACGAGCGCGAGGTGGCGGCGGGCCATGGCGACGACGTGGCGGTGCTGTGCACCACCTCGGGCACCACGGCGCGGCCCAAGCTGGCGATGCTCCAGGCCGGGGCCTTCCTGCGCCATTGCCTTGATTACCTCGAGGCCGATCCGCGCCATCCCGGCGATGATTACGTCTCGGTGCTGCCGCTGCCCTGGATCATGGAGCAGGTCTATGCGGTCGGTCAGGCGCTGATTGCGCGCGGCATCGTCAACTTCGTCGAGGAGGAGGCGACCACCATGGCCGATCTGCGCGAGATCGGCCCGCGCTTCGTTCTGCTCGCCCCCCGCGTTTGGGAGGGGATCGCCGCCGATGTGCGGGCGCGGATGATGGACGCCAGCCCCTTCAAGCGGGCGATGTTCGAGATCGGCATGGGCCTTGGCAAACGGGCGCTGGCGCGCAACCGCCGCTCCTGGCTGGCCGAGGCGCTGCTGTTTCGCGCCTTGCGCGACCGCTTGGGCTTTTCCTTCCTGACCAGCGCCGCCACCGGCGGCGCGGCGATGGGGCCGGAGACCTTTTCGTTTTTCCATGCCATGGGGGTGCCGCTCAAGCAGCTCTATGGCCAGACCGAACTGGCCGGGGCCTATGTCATCCACCGCGCCGGCGACATCGATCCCGAAACCGTCGGCCTGCCCTTCGCCAAATCGGCGGTGCGCATCGACAACCCCGATGCCGAGGGGGTGGGCGAGATCCTCGGCCGCGACCAGGGGCTGTTCGCCGGGTATTTCGGAGCGGGCGACGCCACGGCGATCGATGACCTGCGCGATGGCTGGCTCCATACCGGCGACGCCGGCTTCCTGAAAAAAGAAAACGGCCATCTGGTGGTGATCGACCGGGTGAAGGATCTGGCGGTGATGAGCAATGGCGTGCGCTTCAGCCCGCAGTTCATCGAAAACAAGCTGAAATTCTCGGCCTTCATCGCCGAGGCGGTGATCCTGGGGCGCGACCGGCCCTATCTGGCCGCCATCATCTGCATCCGCTGGTCAATCCTGGCCAAATGGGCCGAACAGCGGGCGATTTCCTTTACCGGCTATTCCAGCCTCGCCGCCCGGCCCGAGGTGTATGCCCTGCTGCGCGCCGAGGTCGAGCGGGTCAACGCCAGCCTGCCCGCCGCCCAGCGCGTGCGCAAGTTCTTGCTGCTCTACAAGGAGCTTGATCCCGACGACGGCGAGCTGACGCGCACGCGCAAGGTGCGGCGCGGCGTGGTCGCCGAGAAATACGCCAAGGAGATCACCGCCCTTTACCAGGGGGACGACGCCGTCGACATCGATACCCATATCACCTTCCAGGATGGCACGACGGCGCGCATCCAGACCCGTCTTAAGGTGGAAACCCTGATTTCGGCCGATGAGAACGGCCCGATTGCGTCAAAGGCCGCGGAATGA
- a CDS encoding ABC transporter ATP-binding protein translates to MGDATAALPGEPLASAAEPILSVNNIEVVYDDVILVLRGVSLDVPAGGIVTLLGPNGAGKSTTLKAISGLLRTENGLVTRGEVRFMGEVITNLDPEKIVRRGIFQVMEGRRIIEDMTVIENLRLGAFTRRDGAPAVRRDLEMVLDYFPRLRERTGLAGYLSGGEQQMLAIGRAMMARPKLILLDEPSMGLSPLLVKEVFSIIRSLNQALGITLLVVEQNARMALGAASYGYILESGKVVLDGPADQMMSNEDVKEFYLGGGGDHRKSFKNLKSYKRRKRWL, encoded by the coding sequence ATGGGTGATGCGACGGCGGCCTTGCCGGGTGAGCCGCTTGCTTCCGCGGCCGAGCCGATTCTGTCGGTCAATAACATCGAGGTGGTCTACGACGACGTCATCTTGGTGCTGCGCGGCGTCAGCCTTGATGTTCCGGCCGGCGGGATCGTCACCCTGCTTGGCCCCAATGGCGCGGGCAAATCAACCACCCTCAAGGCGATCTCGGGATTGCTGCGCACCGAAAACGGTTTGGTGACGCGCGGCGAGGTCCGCTTCATGGGCGAGGTCATCACCAACCTCGATCCCGAAAAGATCGTGCGCCGGGGCATCTTCCAGGTGATGGAGGGGCGCCGGATCATCGAGGATATGACGGTGATCGAAAACCTGCGGCTGGGCGCCTTCACCCGCCGCGACGGGGCGCCCGCCGTGCGTCGTGATCTGGAGATGGTGCTTGATTACTTCCCGCGCCTGCGCGAACGCACCGGGCTTGCCGGTTATCTTTCGGGGGGTGAACAGCAGATGCTGGCGATCGGCCGGGCGATGATGGCGCGCCCCAAGTTGATACTGCTTGATGAGCCCTCGATGGGGCTGTCGCCGCTGCTGGTCAAAGAGGTGTTCTCGATCATCCGCAGCCTCAATCAGGCCCTGGGCATCACCTTGCTGGTCGTCGAACAAAACGCCCGCATGGCGCTGGGGGCGGCCTCTTACGGCTATATCCTTGAATCGGGCAAGGTCGTGCTTGACGGCCCGGCCGATCAGATGATGTCCAACGAGGACGTCAAGGAATTCTACCTTGGCGGCGGCGGCGACCACCGCAAGTCTTTCAAGAACCTGAAATCCTACAAACGCCGCAAGCGTTGGTTATAA
- a CDS encoding phenylacetate--CoA ligase family protein has product MVRFFDALETREPEVRDREQAAALPGLIQHAKDHAPAYARLLADIDPPAITSREALAALPVTRKSALISLQAEAPPFGGFATSRGAFSRVLQSPGPIYEPEGKRSDYWRLSRALFAAGFRPGDLVHNCFAYHFTPGGWIFDDGAQALGCPVFPAGTGQTEQQLQAIAALRPTAYVGTPSFLAILLDKADYLGADISSLKKGLVSAEAYLPPQRTLFAERGIPTYQCYSTADLGLIAYESPDDSGAVEGMVVDEGVILEIVRPGTGDLVAPGEVGEVLVTTFTPEYPLIRFATGDLSATLPGPSPCGRTNMRIKGWMGRADQTTKVKGMFVHPQQVADVVRRHDALAKARLIVTRIEGGDVMTLVCETTETLDLADQVAESLRVVTKLRGEVRFVTPGSLPNDGKVIEDARDYG; this is encoded by the coding sequence ATGGTTCGCTTCTTCGACGCCCTGGAAACCCGTGAGCCCGAGGTCAGGGACCGCGAGCAGGCGGCCGCCCTTCCCGGGCTGATCCAACATGCCAAGGACCATGCCCCGGCCTATGCCCGGCTGCTGGCCGATATCGATCCGCCCGCCATCACCAGCCGCGAGGCCCTGGCCGCCTTGCCGGTGACCCGCAAATCGGCGCTGATCAGCCTTCAGGCCGAAGCCCCGCCCTTCGGCGGCTTCGCCACCAGCCGCGGCGCCTTCAGCCGGGTGCTGCAATCCCCCGGCCCGATCTATGAGCCCGAGGGCAAGCGCAGCGATTACTGGCGGCTGTCGCGCGCCCTGTTCGCCGCCGGCTTCCGTCCGGGCGATCTGGTTCATAACTGCTTCGCCTATCACTTCACCCCCGGCGGCTGGATCTTCGACGATGGTGCCCAGGCCCTGGGGTGCCCGGTGTTTCCCGCCGGCACCGGCCAGACCGAACAGCAGCTGCAGGCGATCGCCGCCCTGCGGCCGACCGCTTATGTCGGCACGCCGTCGTTCCTGGCGATCCTGCTCGACAAGGCCGATTACCTTGGCGCCGATATTTCGTCGCTGAAAAAGGGCCTGGTCTCGGCCGAAGCCTATCTGCCGCCCCAGCGCACCCTGTTCGCCGAGCGCGGCATTCCCACCTATCAGTGCTATTCGACCGCCGATCTGGGGCTGATCGCCTATGAATCCCCCGACGACTCGGGGGCGGTGGAAGGCATGGTGGTGGATGAGGGGGTGATATTGGAAATCGTCCGCCCGGGGACCGGCGATCTTGTGGCGCCGGGCGAGGTGGGCGAGGTGCTGGTCACCACCTTCACCCCCGAATATCCGCTGATCCGCTTCGCCACCGGCGATCTTTCGGCCACCCTGCCCGGCCCCAGCCCCTGCGGACGGACCAACATGCGGATCAAGGGGTGGATGGGGCGGGCCGATCAGACCACCAAGGTCAAGGGCATGTTCGTCCATCCCCAGCAGGTGGCCGACGTGGTCCGCCGCCATGACGCCTTGGCCAAGGCCCGGCTGATCGTGACGCGGATCGAGGGCGGCGACGTCATGACCCTGGTCTGCGAAACCACCGAGACCCTGGATCTGGCCGATCAGGTGGCCGAAAGCCTGCGGGTGGTGACCAAATTGCGCGGCGAGGTGCGGTTCGTCACCCCGGGATCCCTGCCCAACGACGGCAAAGTGATCGAAGACGCCCGCGACTACGGCTGA